A part of Candida albicans SC5314 chromosome 2, complete sequence genomic DNA contains:
- the HIS3 gene encoding imidazoleglycerol-phosphate dehydratase (Imidazoleglycerol-phosphate dehydratase, enzyme of histidine biosynthesis; functionally complements S. cerevisiae his3-1 mutation; hyphal-induced expression; regulated by Gcn2p and Gcn4p; fungal-specific (no human or murine homolog)) — MSREALINRITNETKIQIALNLDGGKLELKESIFPNQSIIIDEHHAKQVSGSQYINVQTGIGFLDHMIHALAKHSGWSLIVECIGDLHIDDHHTAEDVGISLGMAFKQALGQIKGVKRFGHGFAPLDEALSRAVVDLSNRPFAVIELGLKREKIGDLSTEMIPHVLESFAGAAGITIHVDCLRGFNDHHRAESAFKALAIAIKEAISKTGKNDIPSTKGVLS; from the coding sequence ATGTCACGAGAAGCTTTAATCAATAGAATAACCAATGAAACCAAGATTCAAATTGCCCTTAATTTAGATGGTGGTAAActtgaattaaaagaatcaatattccccaatcaatcaataataattgatgaacATCATGCTAAACAAGTATCTGGTTCACAATATATAAATGTTCAAACCGGTATAGGATTTCTTGATCATATGATCCATGCCTTGGCTAAACATTCCGGTTGGTcattaattgttgaatgTATTGGAGATTTACATATTGATGATCATCATACTGCTGAAGATGTGGGTATAAGTTTAGGAATGGCTTTTAAACAAGCGTTAGGACAGATTAAAGGAGTTAAAAGATTTGGTCATGGATTTGCTCCTTTAGATGAAGCATTGAGTAGagctgttgttgatttatcaaatagACCATTTGCTGTTATTGAATTAGGAttgaaaagagaaaaaattggtgaTTTGTCAACGGAAATGATCCCTCATGTTTTAGAAAGTTTTGCTGGTGCTGCTGGTATTACTATTCATGTTGATTGTTTAAGAGGTTTTAATGATCATCATCGAGCTGAAAGTGCTTTTAAAGCATTGGCCATTGCTATTAAAGAAGCTATTTCTAAAACTGGCAAAAATGATATTCCAAGTACTAAAGGTGTATTATCATAA
- a CDS encoding uncharacterized protein (Ortholog(s) have rRNA (guanine-N1-)-methyltransferase activity, role in rRNA modification and mitochondrion localization), producing the protein MISQKRSFSILPTLLKSKPTSSNDLKPVFKQPHHSNSTKGQPQPQNFEKNLPQPKIELKPWEKQNISKDSFFKRKYGNISPQDRKALNEKVERQRRFRAMKIAHEKSLQEKAYQERERARELAREAKGKGKNFKSGGSSNYDTGVMVDRNDTIFDYVFGTHPVKAVLMAGKRRILDLYTFNNEDPDIVKLAMEKYGIVPKRLKDKNALNILCKNGVHNGVVLKTNKLDIPYIKEVGHAENGEYKLAIEELDDAAAVDDDGEVKVKTKKVIRDDDIEQIEELYPLSLYLDEITDPQNMGSILRSAYFFGVDFIVVPNHSTAKLGPVANKASAGALDLIDIYQTGSSLKFIDSVRQNGWHVISTSGRPTGGTKSKEITHVENDAENDADVDVDVDVDQPHLKNKFIELQDLRTILKKTPVMLIIGSEGSGVRTNMKIRSDYLVGIPKIRRNDNIVDSLNAGVATGVILQNCLD; encoded by the coding sequence ATGATTTCTCAAAAAcgatcattttcaatactaCCTACCCTATTGAAATCCAAACCCACTAGttctaatgatttaaaacCAGTATTTAAACAACCTCATCATCTGAATTCAACCAAAGgacaaccacaaccacaaaattttgaaaaaaatttacctCAAcccaaaattgaattaaaacCTTGGGAAAAACAGaatatttcaaaagattcatttttcaaaagaaaatatggTAATATATCACCTCAAGACAGAAAAgcattgaatgaaaaagttgaacGACAACGAAGATTTAGAGCTATGAAAATTGCTCATGAAAAATCACTTCAAGAAAAAGCTTAtcaagaaagagaaagggCAAGAGAATTAGCTCGTGAAGCCAAAGGTAAAgggaaaaattttaaatccGGTGGTTCTTCTAATTATGACACTGGGGTTATGGTTGATAGAAATGATACGATTTTTGATTATGTGTTTGGGACTCATCCAGTTAAAGCAGTATTAATGGCAGGAAAACGTCGTATTCTTGATTTATACacttttaataatgaagatcCTGATATTGTTAAACTTGCCATGGAAAAATATGGTATTGTTCCTAAAAGattaaaagataaaaatgCATTGAATATACTTTGTAAAAATGGTGTTCATAATGGTGTGGtattaaaaacaaataaattggATATTCCTTATATTAAAGAAGTTGGTCATGCTGAAAATGGAGAATATAAATTGgcaattgaagaattagatgatgctgctgctgttgatgatgatggtgagGTTAAAGTTAAAACAAAGAAGGTTATTAgagatgatgatattgaacaaattgaagaattatatccattatcattatatttAGATGAAATTACTGATCCACAAAATATGGGATCTATTTTACGATCAGCTTATTTCTTTGGTGTTGATTTTATAGTTGTTCCCAATCATAGTACGGCCAAATTGGGTCCTGTGGCAAATAAAGCTTCTGCCGGTGCATTAGATCTTATTGATATATATCAAACGGGTTcaagtttgaaatttattgattctgTTCGTCAAAATGGATGGCATGTTATTAGTACTAGTGGTAGACCAACAGGTGGTACAAAGTCTAAAGAAATTACCCATGTTGAGAATGATGCTGAGAATGATGCcgatgttgatgttgatgttgatgttgatcaACCACATTTAaagaataaattcattgaatTACAAGATTTACGTACtatattgaagaaaaccCCAGTTATGTTGATTATTGGAAGTGAAGGTTCAGGTGTAAGAACAAATATGAAAATAAGATCTGATTACCTTGTTGGTATTCCTAAAATCAGACgtaatgataatattgttgattcaCTTAATGCTGGTGTAGCAACTGGTGttattttacaaaattgTCTAGAttaa
- a CDS encoding uncharacterized protein (Ortholog of C. dubliniensis CD36 : Cd36_19390, C. parapsilosis CDC317 : CPAR2_209600, Candida tenuis NRRL Y-1498 : CANTEDRAFT_134010 and Debaryomyces hansenii CBS767 : DEHA2C14960g): MSNYHLIILVHGVWGNSSHLAYVEKQIHENIHSYDGTILYTHKTGSHSGYLTYDGIDVNGKRISDEVWEQTKLIEQEKGGKVTKFSVVGYSLGGLISRYCIGYLSSQGYFDNIEPINFTTFCTPHVGVSVPQSHNFSARLYNRIAPLFLADTGSQFFLRDKVGEFGKPLLVWMADPRSKFYKALAKFKYKSLYANVVNDKRCSWYTASISPDDKVNSSYNKRPENINCKYIKGYQPNVIDVTKPFYYEKVDNLRESSNHRFKWFWKTLNWIKLIGTITVYSPIFIITSIVQRIYNRKRVSEFFQNESNDLLHMYEHEHEVGGGEEEEQQQQYHSSVFADISNKVDDEQETLVEDIYDAMNWKVSHSSTFPPIRLDHNQSYIVEKLNTIGWKKYPIIIRHTKGTHGAAIIKHYDPNFDEGEVIVRHFVKEVFKLD; the protein is encoded by the coding sequence ATGtcaaattatcatttaatCATTTTAGTTCATGGTGTTTGGGGTAATTCTTCACATCTTGCTTATGTTGAAAAGCAAATACATGAAAACATTCATTCATATGATGGAACTATACTTTATACTCATAAAACAGGATCACACCTGGGTTATTTAACATATGATGGAATTGATGTCAATGGGAAAAGAATATCTGATGAAGTATGggaacaaacaaaattaattgaacaagaaaaaggtGGTAAAGTTACTAAATTTTCCGTTGTTGGGTATTCCTTGGGAGGTTTAATCTCAAGGTATTGTATTGGATATCTTAGTAGTCAAGgttattttgataatattgaaccaattaattttaCAACTTTTTGTACACCACACGTGGGAGTACTGGTACCTCAAAGTCATAATTTCTCAGCTCGATTATATAATAGAATAGCTCCATTGTTTTTAGCAGATACTGGATCTCAATTTTTCCTTCGAGATAAAGTTGGAGAATTTGGTAAACCATTATTAGTATGGATGGCCGACCCTAGATCTAAATTTTATAAGGCATTGgcaaaattcaaatataaatcacTTTATGCCAATGTTGTCAATGATAAACGGTGTTCTTGGTATACTGCTTCCATATCGCCCGATGATAAAGTTAATTCACTGTATAATAAACGACCagaaaatatcaattgtaaGTATATAAAGGGATACCAACCAAATGTCATTGATGTCACCAAACCATTTTATtatgaaaaagttgataatttaaGGGAATCATCCAATCATCGATTCAAATGGTTTTGGAAAACTTTAAATTGGATAAAATTGATAGGAACAATTACTGTTTATTCaccaatttttattataacTTCAATTGTCCAAAGAATAtataatagaaaaagagTAAGtgaatttttccaaaatgaatcaaatgatttattacaCATGTATGAACATGAACATGAAGTAGGAggaggagaagaagaagaacaacaacaacaatatcattCTTCGGTGTTTGCAGATATTTCTAATaaagttgatgatgaacaaGAAACATTGGTTGAAGATATATATGACGCCATGAATTGGAAAGTTAGTCATTCATCAACTTTCCCACCAATAAGATTAGATCATAATCAATCttatattgttgaaaaattaaatactATTGGTTGGAAAAAATACcctattattattagacATACTAAAGGTACTCATGGTGCTGCTATTATAAAGCATTATGATccaaattttgatgaagGTGAGGTTATAGTTAGACATTTTGTTAAAGAAGTATTTAAATTAGattag
- a CDS encoding uncharacterized protein (Ortholog(s) have actin filament binding activity, role in actin cortical patch localization, actin filament bundle assembly, endocytosis and actin cortical patch localization), translating to MGINNPIPRSLKSESKKAAKILSSFIKPNQIAGPDQIIPPRILKNAKGLAIITVLKAGFLFSGRAGSGVIVARLPDGSWSAPSAIVTAGAGVGGQIGAELTDFVFVLNTKAAVDTFAQMGSVTLGTNVSIAAGPLGRSAEAAGTATVGSVSAVFAYSKTKGLFAGVSLEGSAIVERREANRKFYGSNCKARNILAGQVDIPPACEALMRVLDSRVFSNKLPYDEDDLYNDDYYDDIPDDFSDTTSDSYSSPSRNRRGTVSSSSRSRRRGNSNGYYSSDEDQYSSEDDYGYSRNRRSSTRGTSSGGSVGGRKAANWEDDIYDTNYNNRTRSRGNSDVDRLGSRLGSTRLSPRKSDQQASSSSGGAPPSRPSVASKPNFGGAQKSNATQAIALYTFKGEQSGDLPFKKGDVIDILKKTDTIDDWWTGRNNGLTGIFPANYVELI from the exons atgggtATTAATAATCCAATTCCAAGAAGCTTGAAAAGCGAATCAAA AAAAGCAGCAAAAATCTTATCATCGTTCATCAAACCCAATCAAATAGCTGGTCCTGATCAAATTATCCCTCCAagaatattgaaaaatgccAAAGGATTAGCCATTATAACTGTTTTGAAAGCAgggtttttgttttctggTAGAGCTGGATCCGGGGTGATTGTTGCCCGTTTACCAGATGGATCTTGGTCAGCACCTTCAGCAATTGTTACTGCTGGTGCTGGTGTTGGTGGACAAATTGGAGCCGAATTGACTGATTTTGTGTTTGTATTGAATACTAAAGCTGCAGTTGATACATTTGCTCAAATGGGATCGGTGACTTTGGGTACTAATGTATCTATTGCTGCGGGGCCATTGGGTAGAAGTGCAGAAGCAGCAGGTACAGCCACTGTTGGTAGTGTATCGGCAGTTTTTGCTTATTCGAAAACAAAAGGGTTATTTGCTGGTGTATCATTAGAAGGTTCAGcaattgttgaaagaaGAGAAGCCAATAGAAAGTTTTATGGAAGCAATTGTAAGGCAAGAAATATTCTTGCTGGTCAAGTGGATATTCCTCCTGCTTGTGAAGCATTAATGAGAGTATTGGATTCAAGAGTTTTCAGTAACAAACTTCCttatgatgaagatgatctttataatgatgattattatgATGATATTCCAGATGATTTTTCAGACACCACATCAGATAGTTATTCATCACCTTCAAGAAATCGCCGAGGCACTGTTTCATCATCAAGTAGGTCAAGAAGACGTGGCAATTCCAATGGTTATTATTCATCTGATGAAGATCAATATTCATCTGAAGATGATTATGGCTACTCTCGAAATAGAAGATCATCAACCAGAGGTACATCTTCAGGGGGGAGTGTGGGTGGACGGAAAGCAGCCAATTGGGAAGATGATATATACGACACGAATTATAATAACAGAACCAGATCAAGAGGCAATAGTGATGTGGATAGATTGGGGTCACGTTTAGGAAGTACTAGATTATCGCCACGAAAATCCGATCAACAagcatcatcatcatctggTGGTGCTCCTCCATCGCGGCCATCAGTTGCTTCTAAACCTAATTTTGGTGGTGcacaaaaatcaaatgctACACAAGCCATTGCCTTATATACATTTAAAGGAGAACAAAGTGGAGATTTACCTTTCAAAAAAGGTGATGTAATTGATATTCTCAAAAAGACTGATACTATTGATGATTGGTGGACAGGAAGAAATAATGGTTTAACTGGTATTTTCCCAGCAAACTAtgttgaattgatttaa
- the PZF1 gene encoding Pzf1p (C2H2 transcription factor; Hap43-induced; rat catheter and Spider biofilm induced), translated as MSESDETKSISSLISSSSSSRPKKYICTYEGCDKAYNRPSLLEQHLRTHSNDRPYKCTVEDCDKAFFRKSHLETHIVSHSEKKPFHCSVCGKGVNSRQHLKRHEITHTKSFKCTFENCQEAFYKHQSLRHHILSVHEKTLTCKQCNKVFTRPSKLAQHKLKHHGGSPAYQCDHPGCFKNFQTWSVLQFHIKQSHPKLKCPKCGKGCVGKKGLSSHMLSHDDSTMIKIWTCDYCDVGKFAKKNELVEHYNIFHDGNIPDDLLKETEVKKLENLLDQGSKLNNLHELETEKLKVEEDEEDEEDSLDEKRSDVRSDSMSAQRSIKSFTASLEGSKSVSKLISNSGKKINCPKNNCDRMFSREYDLRRHLKWHDDNLQRIESFLNSIEKEETPEGEPLVKKARMDLLPNETSVISR; from the coding sequence ATGAGTGAAAGTGACGAAACCAAATCGATATCATCTTtaatatcttcttcttcttcatcacgTCCCAAAAAGTATATTTGCACATATGAAGGGTGTGATAAAGCCTATAATCGACCATCATTATTAGAGCAACATTTAAGAACCCACAGTAATGATCGACCGTATAAATGTACAGTGGAGGATTGTGATAAAGCATTTTTCAGAAAATCACATTTGGAAACACATATTGTATCACATTCCGAAAAAAAACCATTCCATTGTTCAGTGTGTGGTAAAGGGGTTAATTCTCGACAACACTTGAAAAGACATGAAATCACCCATACAAAGTCATTTAAATGtacatttgaaaattgtcAAGAAGCATTTTATAAACATCAATCTTTAAGACATCATATATTATCTGTTCATGAAAAAACATTAACGTGTAAACAATGTAATAAAGTTTTCACTCGACCTTCAAAATTAGCACAAcataaattaaaacatcATGGTGGATCTCCTGCTTATCAATGTGATCATCCTGgttgttttaaaaatttccaaaCTTGGTCAGTATTACAATTTCATATAAAACAACTGCATCCAAAACTTAAATGTCCTAAATGTGGTAAAGGTTGTGTTGGGAAAAAAGGTTTATCTTCACATATGTTAAGTCATGATGATTCTACCATGATCAAAATATGGACTTGTGATTATTGTGATGTGGGGAAATTtgcaaagaaaaatgaattagTTGAACATTATAATATCTTCCATGATGGTAATATCCctgatgatttattaaagGAAACTgaagtgaaaaaattagagaACCTATTAGATCAAGGATcgaaattaaataatttgcATGAATTAGAAACAGAGAAATTAAAAGtggaagaagatgaagaagatgaagaagatagTCTAGATGAAAAAAGAAGTGATGTTAGATCAGACTCAATGTCAGCTCAAAGatcaataaaatcatttaCTGCTTCTTTGGAAGGTTCAAAGAGTGTTTCTAAACTTATTCTGAATAGTGGGAAGAAGATCAATTGTCCTAAGAATAATTGTGATAGAATGTTTTCTAGAGAATATGATTTACGTCGACATTTGAAATGGcatgatgataatttacAAAGAATTGAGTCATTCTTAAATAGtatagaaaaagaagaaactcCAGAAGGTGAACCATTGGTTAAAAAAGCCAGGATGGATTTATTGCCAAATGAAACATCAGTGATTTCTCGATAA